The following are encoded in a window of Paraburkholderia hospita genomic DNA:
- a CDS encoding PaaI family thioesterase yields the protein MTDLLDRARGALHAQPFSVLLGTELMYVGANELTLCLPIRDELRQQHGFVHGGVISYLADNALTFAGALALGPRVVTGEYKINYLRPAMTGVLMARAEVVYVGRQQATCQCSVFVTDGDKDRLVAVAQGTINRIGDGTEAGGPYEERRLHE from the coding sequence GACCTACTCGACCGGGCGCGTGGCGCACTGCACGCCCAGCCATTCAGCGTGCTGCTCGGCACCGAACTGATGTATGTCGGCGCGAATGAGCTGACGTTGTGCCTGCCGATCCGCGACGAATTGCGGCAACAGCATGGTTTCGTGCATGGCGGGGTGATCAGTTATCTCGCCGATAACGCGCTCACTTTTGCCGGCGCGCTGGCGCTTGGGCCTCGCGTTGTGACGGGCGAGTACAAGATCAACTATCTGCGGCCCGCGATGACGGGCGTGCTGATGGCACGGGCGGAAGTGGTGTATGTGGGGCGGCAGCAGGCTACCTGTCAGTGCAGTGTGTTTGTTACCGATGGGGATAAGGATAGGCTTGTCGCTGTCGCTCAAGGGACTATTAATCGTATCGGGGATGGGACGGAGGCTGGGGGTCCGTATGAGGAGCGACGTTTGCACGAGTGA
- a CDS encoding ureidoglycolate lyase, translating to MKLLRYGPKGQEKPGLLDAQGKIRDLSKVVGDIDGSTLTDAALGELRAIDPATLPVVEGNPRIGPCVGKIGKFVCIGLNYADHAAESNLPVPSEPVVFNKWTSAIVGPNDGIEIPRGSKKTDWEVELGVVIGKEAKYVDEANALDYVAGYCVINDVSEREWQIERAGQWDKGKGFDTFGPIGPWVVTRDEVADPQNLKLWLEVDGHRYQNGSTKTMVFGVAKLVSYLSQCMSLQPGDVISTGTPPGVGMGVKPEAVYLKPGQTVKLGIEGLGEQQQKTYAAE from the coding sequence ATGAAACTGCTTCGTTATGGACCGAAGGGCCAGGAAAAGCCGGGCTTGCTGGATGCGCAAGGCAAGATTCGCGATCTGTCGAAAGTGGTCGGCGATATCGACGGCAGCACGTTGACGGATGCGGCGCTTGGCGAATTGCGCGCGATCGATCCGGCGACGCTGCCGGTTGTCGAAGGCAATCCGCGCATCGGGCCGTGTGTCGGCAAGATCGGTAAGTTCGTGTGTATCGGGTTGAACTATGCGGACCATGCCGCTGAGTCGAATCTGCCTGTGCCGAGTGAGCCGGTTGTCTTCAACAAGTGGACTAGCGCGATCGTCGGGCCGAACGACGGGATTGAAATTCCGCGTGGCTCGAAGAAGACCGATTGGGAAGTGGAACTGGGCGTCGTGATCGGCAAGGAAGCGAAGTATGTCGATGAGGCGAATGCGCTTGATTATGTGGCGGGTTATTGCGTGATCAATGACGTGTCCGAGCGTGAGTGGCAGATCGAGCGTGCCGGGCAATGGGATAAGGGCAAGGGGTTCGATACGTTTGGGCCGATTGGGCCTTGGGTTGTTACGCGTGATGAGGTTGCGGATCCGCAGAATCTGAAGCTGTGGCTCGAGGTGGATGGGCATCGGTATCAGAACGGCAGCACCAAGACCATGGTGTTTGGTGTGGCGAAGCTTGTTTCTTATCTGTCGCAGTGTATGAGCTTGCAGCCGGGGGATGTGATTTCTACTGGCACGCCGCCAGGAGTGGGGATGGGCGTGAAGCCTGAGGCTGTTTATCTGAAGCCGGGGCAGACTGTGAAGCTCGGGATTGAGGGGCTCGGGGAGCAGCAGCAGAAGACTTATGCGGCGGAGTAA
- a CDS encoding SDR family oxidoreductase, which translates to MVQRLAGKTALITAAGQGIGLATAELFAREGARVIATDIRIDALKDKPVEARQLDVLDGAAIKALAQELGPIDVLFNCAGYVHAGSILEASEEDWDFAFDLNAKAMYRMIRAFLPAMLEKGGGSIINMSSAASSIKGVPNRFVYGASKAAVIGLTKAIAADFVTRGVRCNAICPGTVHSPSLEQRIAEQAKAQGATVEAVHAAFVARQPMGRVGKPEEIAALALYLASDESGFTTGQAHVIDGGWSN; encoded by the coding sequence ATGGTACAAAGACTGGCCGGCAAGACGGCCTTGATCACGGCAGCGGGACAAGGCATCGGCCTTGCGACGGCCGAGCTTTTCGCGCGTGAAGGCGCGCGCGTCATCGCCACCGACATCCGCATCGACGCGCTCAAGGACAAGCCCGTCGAAGCGCGCCAGCTCGATGTGCTCGACGGCGCGGCGATCAAGGCGCTTGCTCAGGAACTCGGTCCCATCGATGTGCTGTTCAATTGCGCAGGCTACGTGCATGCGGGCTCGATTCTCGAAGCGAGCGAGGAAGACTGGGACTTCGCATTCGATCTGAACGCGAAGGCAATGTACCGGATGATCCGCGCGTTCCTGCCCGCGATGCTGGAGAAGGGCGGCGGATCGATCATCAATATGTCGTCGGCGGCGTCGAGCATTAAGGGCGTGCCGAACCGCTTCGTGTATGGCGCATCGAAAGCCGCTGTCATCGGTCTGACCAAGGCCATCGCCGCGGATTTCGTCACGCGGGGTGTACGCTGTAACGCGATCTGTCCGGGCACGGTACACTCGCCTTCGCTCGAGCAGCGGATCGCCGAGCAGGCGAAGGCGCAGGGTGCGACGGTCGAAGCGGTGCACGCTGCGTTCGTCGCGCGTCAGCCGATGGGCCGTGTCGGCAAGCCGGAGGAGATTGCTGCGCTGGCGTTGTATCTGGCGTCGGACGAGTCGGGGTTCACGACGGGCCAGGCGCATGTGATCGACGGCGGCTGGTCGAACTGA
- a CDS encoding amidohydrolase family protein: MQIDAHQHYWNPERGDYGWLTPDLALLYRTFGPDDLAPLRERAGVSRTVVVQAAQTVDETRYLLDLARNEASIAGVVGWVPMLDANAPALIAELARDPKFKGVRPMLQDLPDDNWIANPALKPAVDALIGHDLAFDALIFTRHVDALETFIKRFPQLRVVIDHGAKPPIRDGSAGWHAWAEGITRLAQLPHVHCKLSGLATEAARGWTEATLRPYVDHLLAAFGPNRLMWGSDWPVLNLNGDYLLWHSIATELLASLSDAERDAVFGGNAAAFYRL, encoded by the coding sequence ATGCAAATCGACGCACACCAGCATTACTGGAACCCCGAGCGTGGCGACTACGGCTGGCTGACGCCGGATCTCGCGCTGCTCTACCGCACGTTCGGTCCTGACGATCTCGCGCCGCTGCGCGAACGCGCGGGCGTGTCGCGCACGGTCGTCGTGCAGGCCGCGCAGACTGTCGATGAGACGCGGTATCTGCTCGATCTCGCGCGCAATGAAGCGTCGATTGCGGGCGTCGTCGGCTGGGTGCCGATGCTCGATGCCAACGCGCCCGCATTGATCGCCGAGCTCGCGCGCGATCCGAAATTCAAGGGCGTGCGGCCGATGCTGCAAGACTTGCCCGACGACAACTGGATTGCCAACCCCGCGCTGAAGCCCGCCGTCGATGCGTTGATCGGCCACGACCTCGCATTCGATGCGCTGATTTTCACGCGTCACGTCGATGCGTTGGAAACATTCATCAAGCGCTTTCCCCAACTGCGCGTCGTGATCGATCACGGCGCGAAGCCGCCGATCCGCGACGGCAGCGCGGGCTGGCACGCGTGGGCCGAGGGCATCACGCGGCTCGCGCAATTGCCGCATGTGCATTGCAAGCTGTCCGGCCTCGCGACGGAAGCTGCGCGAGGCTGGACGGAAGCGACGCTGCGTCCATACGTCGATCATCTGCTTGCCGCATTCGGGCCGAACCGCCTGATGTGGGGCAGCGACTGGCCGGTGCTGAATCTGAACGGCGACTACCTGCTATGGCATTCAATCGCGACAGAGCTACTTGCGTCGCTCTCCGATGCCGAACGCGACGCGGTGTTCGGCGGCAATGCGGCGGCGTTCTACCGGCTTTGA
- a CDS encoding aldo/keto reductase, translating to MTDAAGSNVRKRRRIGGRALEVTGLGLGTAPLGGLYRDLSDEEAFGAVQAAWDAGVRFFDTAPHYGHTKAEHRLGDALRRYPRNEFVLSTKVGRHFVPRKHPYDGSEGWQNPLPFEAIYDYTHDGILRSFEDSQQRMGIVDIDILLIHDIGVVTHGERNAHYWQQLTQGGGFRALDDLRSQGAVKAVGLGVNEGAAILDVMREFDIDCALLAGRYTLLEQATLNDLLPECEKRNVSILLGGAFNSGILARGVEGDLKFNYGEAPKEVIERVARLEAVCKVHGVPLAAAALQFPYAHPAIATVLTGARNAGELRENVASFDKPIPAELWQALRGKGLLDPRAPVPKD from the coding sequence ATGACGGACGCGGCGGGTTCAAACGTGCGCAAGAGGCGCCGCATCGGCGGCCGCGCGCTCGAAGTCACAGGTCTGGGGCTCGGCACCGCGCCGCTCGGCGGACTGTATCGCGACCTTTCCGATGAAGAAGCGTTCGGCGCGGTTCAGGCCGCGTGGGACGCGGGCGTGCGCTTTTTCGACACCGCGCCGCACTACGGACACACGAAAGCTGAGCATCGCCTTGGCGATGCGCTGCGGCGTTATCCGCGCAACGAGTTCGTGCTGTCGACCAAGGTCGGCCGTCACTTCGTGCCGCGCAAGCATCCGTATGACGGCAGCGAAGGCTGGCAAAATCCGCTGCCGTTCGAAGCGATCTACGACTACACGCACGACGGCATTCTGCGTTCGTTCGAAGACAGCCAGCAGCGCATGGGCATCGTCGATATCGACATTCTGCTCATTCACGACATCGGCGTCGTCACGCATGGCGAGCGCAACGCGCACTACTGGCAACAGCTCACGCAAGGCGGCGGCTTTCGCGCGCTCGACGATCTGCGCTCGCAAGGCGCTGTGAAAGCCGTCGGTCTCGGCGTCAACGAAGGCGCGGCGATCCTCGACGTGATGCGCGAATTCGACATCGATTGCGCGTTGCTCGCGGGCCGCTACACGCTGCTCGAACAGGCGACACTCAACGACCTGCTGCCCGAATGCGAAAAGCGCAACGTCAGCATTCTGTTGGGCGGCGCGTTCAATTCGGGGATTCTCGCGCGCGGCGTCGAAGGCGATCTGAAGTTCAACTATGGCGAGGCGCCGAAGGAAGTGATCGAGCGCGTCGCGCGTCTGGAAGCGGTGTGCAAGGTGCATGGCGTGCCGCTGGCTGCCGCCGCGTTGCAGTTTCCGTATGCGCACCCCGCCATCGCGACGGTGCTGACGGGCGCGCGCAACGCGGGCGAACTGCGCGAGAATGTGGCTTCGTTCGACAAGCCGATTCCCGCCGAACTCTGGCAGGCGCTGCGCGGCAAAGGCTTGCTCGATCCACGCGCGCCCGTGCCGAAGGACTAG
- a CDS encoding UxaA family hydrolase, whose translation MTDISVANTAQSAMLPMLQGYPRSDGRKGIRNVVAVAYLVECAHHVAREIVAQFRPSFDAFDDLSAELEAPVHLIGFPGCYPNSYAEKMMEQLTTHPNVGAVLFVSLGCESMNKHYLVDVVRASGRPVHVLTIQEKGGTRSTIQYGVDWVREARSELAKQKKVPMALSELVIGTICGGSDGTSGITANPAVGRAFDHFIEHDATCIFEETGELVGCEFHMKSRAARDDLGDEIVACVAKAARYYSILGHGSFAVGNADGGLTTQEEKSLGAYAKSGASPIVGIVKPGDVPPTGGLYLLDVVPDGEPRFGFPNISDNAEIAELIACGAHVILFTTGRGSVVGSAISPVIKVCANPNTYRNLSGDMDVDAGRILEGRATLDEVGREVFDVTLAVAQGAASKSESLGHQEFILTYKTFEPVGPACLPSNAALPHRVVSVAAQ comes from the coding sequence ATGACCGACATTTCCGTAGCAAATACCGCGCAATCAGCAATGCTGCCCATGCTGCAAGGCTATCCGCGCAGCGATGGACGCAAGGGCATCCGCAACGTGGTCGCCGTCGCCTATCTGGTCGAATGCGCGCATCACGTCGCGCGCGAGATCGTTGCGCAGTTCCGCCCTTCGTTCGATGCGTTCGACGATCTTTCCGCAGAGCTGGAAGCGCCTGTTCATCTGATCGGCTTTCCGGGCTGCTATCCGAACAGCTACGCCGAAAAGATGATGGAGCAACTGACGACGCATCCGAATGTCGGCGCGGTGCTGTTCGTGTCGCTCGGTTGCGAGAGCATGAACAAGCATTATCTCGTCGATGTGGTGCGCGCGAGCGGCCGCCCGGTGCACGTGCTGACGATCCAGGAAAAAGGCGGTACGCGCAGCACGATTCAATACGGCGTCGACTGGGTGCGCGAAGCGCGCAGCGAACTCGCGAAGCAAAAGAAAGTGCCGATGGCGCTGTCCGAACTCGTGATCGGCACGATTTGCGGCGGCTCGGACGGCACGAGCGGCATCACGGCGAATCCCGCCGTGGGCCGCGCATTCGATCACTTCATCGAGCATGACGCGACTTGCATCTTCGAAGAGACGGGCGAGCTGGTCGGCTGCGAGTTTCATATGAAAAGCCGCGCAGCGCGCGACGATCTCGGCGATGAAATCGTTGCTTGCGTCGCGAAGGCCGCGCGCTATTACTCGATACTCGGCCACGGCAGCTTTGCTGTCGGCAACGCGGACGGTGGATTGACGACGCAGGAAGAGAAGTCCCTCGGCGCGTATGCGAAGAGCGGCGCGTCGCCGATCGTCGGCATCGTGAAGCCCGGCGATGTGCCGCCCACAGGCGGCCTCTATCTGCTCGACGTCGTGCCTGACGGCGAGCCGCGCTTCGGCTTTCCGAACATCAGCGACAACGCCGAGATCGCGGAACTGATCGCGTGCGGCGCGCATGTGATTTTGTTTACGACGGGGCGCGGCTCCGTGGTCGGCTCGGCGATTTCGCCCGTCATCAAGGTCTGCGCGAATCCGAATACTTACCGGAACCTGTCCGGCGACATGGATGTCGACGCAGGGCGTATCCTTGAAGGCCGCGCGACACTCGACGAAGTGGGCCGCGAAGTGTTTGACGTCACACTCGCTGTCGCGCAGGGCGCGGCGTCGAAATCGGAGTCGCTCGGGCATCAGGAGTTTATCCTTACGTACAAAACGTTCGAGCCCGTCGGTCCGGCGTGCCTGCCGTCGAATGCGGCGTTGCCGCATCGGGTGGTCAGCGTGGCCGCGCAGTGA
- a CDS encoding UxaA family hydrolase: MTHMTDHRLILLSPEDNCLIAGARLEAGTQIEIEGEHVTLAKTIELGHKVARRALRSEEKVLRYGAVIGHVTTDVARGEHLHTHNLESDYLPTYTHDAGHAFVHH, translated from the coding sequence ATGACGCACATGACGGATCACCGCCTGATTCTGCTGAGTCCCGAAGACAACTGCCTGATCGCTGGCGCGCGGCTCGAAGCCGGCACGCAGATCGAGATCGAAGGCGAGCACGTGACGCTCGCGAAGACGATCGAGCTCGGCCACAAGGTCGCGCGCCGTGCACTGCGCAGCGAAGAGAAAGTGCTGCGTTACGGCGCGGTGATCGGCCACGTGACGACGGATGTCGCGCGCGGCGAGCATCTGCATACGCACAACCTCGAAAGCGATTACCTGCCCACTTATACACACGACGCAGGCCACGCATTCGTCCATCACTGA
- a CDS encoding ABC transporter permease yields the protein MKNSVPAFASAQSAQGMGSGAARPRIEIARLRDLALVPALALLIVIGAFVSPSFLTKANLISVLGASAALALVVLAESLIVLTGKFDLSLESTVGIAPAVGAMLVMPAASAGFGFEWPAAAGLLAILVVGAVIGFINGFLVVRLRLNAFIVTLAMLIVLRGMLVGATKGGTLFDMPPSFFELATTIVLGLPLSVWLAAVAFGIAAFMLRYHRLGRALYAIGGNPEAARAAGIRVERITWGVFVLGSVLASIGGLVVTGYVGAINANQGNGMIFTVFAAAVIGGISLDGGKGTMLGALSGVLLLGVVQNLLTLAQVPSFWIQAIYGAIILGSLMVARLASGEGQN from the coding sequence ATGAAGAATAGTGTGCCTGCGTTTGCGTCGGCTCAATCGGCTCAAGGAATGGGCTCGGGCGCCGCGCGTCCGCGCATCGAGATCGCGCGTTTGCGCGATCTCGCCTTGGTGCCCGCGCTCGCGTTGCTGATCGTGATCGGCGCGTTCGTCAGCCCGAGCTTTCTGACGAAGGCGAATCTGATCAGCGTGCTGGGCGCGTCGGCCGCATTGGCGCTCGTCGTGCTCGCCGAATCGCTGATCGTGCTAACAGGCAAGTTCGATCTTTCGCTCGAATCGACGGTCGGCATCGCGCCCGCTGTCGGCGCGATGCTCGTGATGCCCGCGGCCTCGGCGGGTTTCGGGTTCGAATGGCCGGCTGCGGCTGGCCTGCTCGCGATCCTCGTGGTCGGAGCAGTGATCGGTTTCATCAACGGCTTTCTGGTCGTGCGGCTGCGCCTGAACGCGTTCATCGTCACGCTCGCGATGCTGATCGTGCTGCGCGGCATGCTGGTCGGCGCGACGAAGGGCGGCACGCTGTTCGACATGCCGCCGTCGTTCTTCGAACTCGCGACGACGATCGTGCTCGGTCTGCCGTTGTCGGTGTGGCTGGCTGCCGTGGCGTTCGGCATCGCCGCGTTCATGCTGCGCTATCACCGCCTGGGTCGCGCGCTGTATGCGATCGGCGGCAATCCGGAAGCGGCGCGCGCGGCGGGCATTCGCGTCGAGCGCATCACGTGGGGCGTGTTCGTGCTCGGCAGCGTGCTCGCTTCGATTGGCGGCCTCGTCGTCACGGGCTATGTCGGCGCGATCAACGCGAACCAGGGCAACGGCATGATCTTCACCGTGTTCGCGGCGGCCGTGATCGGCGGTATTTCACTCGATGGCGGCAAGGGCACGATGCTCGGCGCGCTGTCTGGCGTGCTGCTGCTCGGTGTCGTGCAGAACCTGCTGACGCTCGCGCAGGTGCCGTCGTTCTGGATTCAGGCGATCTACGGCGCGATCATTCTCGGCTCGCTGATGGTGGCGCGCCTTGCCAGCGGCGAAGGACAAAACTGA
- a CDS encoding sugar ABC transporter ATP-binding protein → MTHDANASTRAVVEALGVGKRFGSHAALRDVSMRVLPGESHALVGRNGAGKSTLVSILTGLRKSDTGEVRFGGELAPPIADRDAWRERVACVYQHSTIIRELSVAENLFINRQQTRNGVIDWRAMRRDARALLDHWKIDVREDARAGDLTVEARQLVEIARALSYGARFIILDEPTAQLDGDEIKRLFRRIEELQREGVTFLFISHHLQEVYEICQAVTVLRDARHIVSAPVSALPREQLIEAMTGERGGLNVTDAASRQPLPAATAVALQVEALTGADYEDVTFAVKRGEVVGLTGATSSGRTSVAEAIAGLRKPQRGGIRVDGEALPLGDVPAALKRGIGCVPKDRHHEGLVLTQSVAENASMTIARMLGKFGIAPPAKKNAFGKKMIDALGIATQGPEQAVSGLSGGNQQKVVMARALATDPDVLVLIDPTAGVDVKSKEALLAVVDRVREEGKSVIVASGELDDLRVCDRVLVMFRGRIAAEFPAGWEDNDLIASVEGVSLHEE, encoded by the coding sequence ATGACCCACGACGCGAACGCATCCACGCGCGCGGTCGTCGAGGCGCTTGGTGTAGGCAAGCGCTTCGGCAGCCACGCGGCGCTGAGAGACGTCAGCATGCGCGTGCTGCCCGGCGAGTCGCATGCGCTCGTCGGGCGCAACGGCGCGGGAAAATCGACGCTAGTGTCGATTCTCACCGGCCTGCGCAAGTCCGACACGGGCGAAGTGCGATTCGGCGGCGAGCTTGCGCCGCCCATCGCCGACCGCGACGCGTGGCGCGAGCGCGTCGCGTGCGTCTATCAGCATTCGACGATCATCCGTGAGCTGTCCGTCGCGGAGAATCTGTTCATCAACCGGCAGCAGACGCGCAACGGCGTGATCGACTGGCGCGCGATGCGTCGCGATGCGCGCGCGTTGCTCGATCACTGGAAGATCGACGTGCGCGAAGACGCGCGCGCCGGCGACCTCACCGTCGAAGCGCGGCAGCTCGTCGAGATCGCGCGGGCGCTGTCGTATGGCGCGCGCTTCATCATTCTCGATGAACCGACGGCGCAGCTCGACGGTGATGAAATCAAGCGGCTCTTCAGGCGCATCGAGGAGTTGCAGCGCGAAGGCGTGACGTTCCTGTTCATCTCGCATCACTTGCAGGAGGTGTACGAGATTTGCCAGGCCGTCACCGTGTTGCGCGATGCAAGGCATATTGTCAGCGCGCCTGTGTCGGCGTTGCCGCGCGAGCAGCTGATCGAAGCGATGACGGGCGAGCGCGGCGGCCTCAATGTCACCGACGCGGCTTCGCGCCAACCGCTGCCCGCCGCGACGGCCGTTGCGTTGCAAGTCGAAGCACTCACGGGCGCGGACTACGAGGACGTCACGTTCGCCGTGAAGCGCGGCGAAGTCGTGGGACTCACGGGCGCGACGAGCAGCGGACGCACGAGCGTCGCCGAAGCAATCGCGGGGCTGCGCAAGCCGCAGCGCGGCGGCATCCGCGTCGACGGCGAAGCGTTGCCGCTCGGCGACGTGCCCGCTGCATTGAAGCGCGGCATCGGCTGCGTGCCGAAAGACCGTCATCACGAAGGGCTGGTGCTCACGCAATCGGTTGCGGAAAACGCGTCGATGACGATCGCGCGCATGCTCGGCAAGTTCGGCATCGCGCCGCCCGCAAAGAAGAACGCATTCGGCAAGAAGATGATCGACGCGCTCGGCATCGCTACGCAGGGGCCGGAGCAGGCCGTGTCGGGTCTGTCGGGCGGCAATCAGCAGAAGGTCGTGATGGCCCGCGCGTTGGCGACCGATCCCGACGTGCTCGTGCTGATCGATCCGACGGCGGGCGTCGACGTGAAATCGAAAGAAGCGCTGTTGGCCGTTGTCGATCGCGTGCGCGAGGAGGGCAAGTCGGTGATCGTCGCATCGGGCGAACTGGACGATCTGCGCGTCTGCGACCGCGTGCTCGTGATGTTCCGTGGCCGCATCGCGGCCGAGTTTCCGGCAGGTTGGGAAGACAACGATCTGATCGCATCCGTTGAAGGAGTCAGTCTCCATGAAGAATAG
- a CDS encoding sugar ABC transporter substrate-binding protein — protein MGFAKEPRAARRFVQNALTAAVAATCIAGIAGITFSTAAQAADTGKVGLGLPLLTSPFWQSYNNYLPKYAKEMGIDILAPVNSNNDPAQQITDMNNMVNLGAKGIVVGPIDSAAISRALDSASAKNVAVVAVDVAPTQGKVAMVVRADNRAYGTNACKYIGEHVKSGKVVQIMGDLASVNGRDRSEAFRACLKNYPALSLLEIPAGWKGDVAASSLDSLLTANSDVKAIYMQAGGVYLSPTLQTLRRKQMLFPAGDAKHVVIVSNDGIPQEFDAIRKGEIDATISQPADLYAKYGLYYMKAALAGQTFKPGPTDHGSNIVQLQPGVLEDQLPAPLVTKANVDDKNLWGNTLK, from the coding sequence ATGGGTTTCGCCAAGGAGCCGCGCGCGGCTCGCCGTTTCGTTCAGAACGCGCTGACGGCCGCCGTGGCCGCGACGTGCATCGCAGGCATCGCGGGCATCACGTTCAGCACGGCCGCGCAGGCGGCTGACACAGGCAAGGTCGGTCTCGGCCTGCCGCTTCTCACGTCGCCGTTCTGGCAGTCGTACAACAACTATCTGCCGAAGTACGCGAAGGAAATGGGCATCGACATCCTCGCGCCCGTCAATTCGAACAACGATCCCGCGCAGCAGATCACCGACATGAACAACATGGTGAATCTGGGCGCGAAGGGCATCGTCGTCGGGCCGATCGATTCGGCGGCGATCAGCCGCGCGCTCGACTCGGCATCGGCGAAGAACGTGGCCGTGGTCGCCGTCGACGTCGCGCCGACGCAAGGCAAGGTCGCGATGGTCGTGCGCGCCGACAACCGCGCGTACGGCACGAATGCGTGCAAGTACATCGGCGAGCACGTGAAGTCGGGCAAGGTCGTGCAGATCATGGGCGATCTGGCGTCCGTCAACGGACGCGACCGTTCGGAAGCATTCCGCGCGTGCCTGAAGAACTATCCGGCGCTGTCGCTGCTGGAGATTCCGGCAGGCTGGAAGGGCGATGTCGCGGCGAGTTCGCTGGATAGCCTGTTGACCGCGAATTCCGATGTGAAGGCGATCTACATGCAGGCGGGCGGCGTCTATCTGTCGCCGACGCTGCAGACGCTGCGCCGCAAGCAGATGCTGTTTCCCGCAGGCGACGCGAAGCATGTCGTGATCGTCAGCAACGACGGTATTCCGCAAGAGTTCGACGCGATCCGCAAGGGCGAAATCGACGCGACCATTTCGCAGCCCGCCGATCTGTACGCGAAGTACGGCCTGTACTACATGAAGGCCGCGCTCGCCGGGCAGACGTTCAAGCCGGGTCCGACCGATCACGGCAGCAACATCGTGCAGTTGCAACCCGGTGTGCTCGAAGACCAGCTGCCCGCGCCGCTCGTGACGAAGGCGAATGTCGACGACAAGAACCTTTGGGGCAACACGCTCAAATGA
- a CDS encoding IclR family transcriptional regulator has protein sequence MDVEDKDDADRYRAPALDKGLDILELLAEQKSGLTRAEITKLLGRNASEMYRMLERLVARQYVVRSAGGDRYSLSLKLYALAHRHPPMNRLISEALPLMQRFAADAEQSCHLAVYDRGNLLVIAQVDGPGTWGISVRLGSRVGLIDTSSGRTMLAFQTPEQREHMLAEHTKVKGEVTIDHGALEGACETIRAAGFSQKDSQQIFGVTDLTFPVLTASGQAIAAMTCPFLKRIDEYVAPSLDQVTQMLREIVQGLSMFAEPEVRSGS, from the coding sequence ATGGATGTAGAAGACAAGGACGACGCCGACCGATATCGCGCGCCTGCGCTGGACAAGGGTCTGGACATACTCGAGCTGCTTGCCGAGCAGAAGAGCGGCTTGACGCGCGCCGAGATCACGAAGCTGCTGGGGCGCAATGCGAGCGAGATGTACCGGATGCTGGAGCGGCTGGTGGCGCGTCAGTATGTGGTGCGGTCGGCGGGGGGCGACCGGTATTCGCTGAGCCTGAAGCTGTATGCGCTTGCGCATCGGCATCCGCCGATGAACCGGCTGATTTCCGAGGCGTTACCGTTGATGCAGCGCTTTGCTGCTGATGCTGAGCAGTCGTGTCATCTTGCTGTCTACGACCGTGGCAATCTGCTTGTGATCGCGCAGGTGGATGGGCCTGGCACTTGGGGCATTTCCGTGCGGCTCGGGTCGCGGGTGGGTTTGATCGATACGAGTTCGGGGCGCACGATGTTGGCCTTTCAAACGCCTGAGCAGCGGGAGCATATGCTCGCCGAGCACACCAAGGTCAAAGGCGAAGTGACGATCGATCATGGCGCGCTCGAAGGCGCGTGCGAGACCATTCGCGCGGCTGGGTTTTCGCAGAAGGACAGTCAGCAGATTTTTGGTGTCACCGATTTGACTTTTCCTGTGCTGACGGCGTCAGGGCAGGCGATTGCTGCGATGACTTGTCCTTTTCTTAAGCGGATTGATGAGTATGTGGCGCCTTCGCTGGATCAGGTTACGCAGATGTTGCGGGAGATTGTGCAGGGGTTGTCGATGTTTGCTGAGCCTGAGGTGAGGTCGGGGTCGTAG